The window TCGATGCGAGCCGTCTCATCCAACTCCCCGACAACGTTGGCTTCCGGGAGGCGGCCGCGCTTCCGACGGCCTATCTCACCGCTTGGCGCATGCTCAAGGTTGCCGATGTCGGGCCGACGGACCTCGTTTTCATCCCCGGCGCGACGGGTGGCGTCGGCGTCGCGGCCGTCCAACTGGCCGACGTTCTGGGTGCCGAATCCATCGGCACCTCGACGTCGCAGCGGAAACTCGCCCGTCTCGAAGAGTTCGGGTGTGACTATACCGTCCAGTCGGCCGACCCCGACGAACTCGTCCACGAGGTGCGAACCATCGGCGACCCCGACGCTGTCATCAATCATCTCGGTGGCGAGTTCACACAGGCCGGCCTCGAAGCCATGAAACGGGCCGGTACGATGGTGATTTGCGGCCGGACTGCCGGCGGTGGCTCCTCGTTCAAGGTCGCGCCCTTCTTCCTCAAGCATCAGGAAATCGTCGGGTCGACGATGGGGACCCAACCCGAACTGGAGACGCTCGTCGAGTTGCTCGGCGAGGAAGCCTTCGACCCGCCGGTCGGCGACACGTACGACCTGTCGGAGACCGGACAGGCGTTCGACGACATGATAGAGCGGGACGCCTTCGGAAAACTGGTCGTGGAACCGTAATTTCCTGACCCGCCGAGTTGTGGCGGTTTCGATGGCCTATCGTTCGGCCGTATCGACCGACGGCAGGGCGTAATCCAGCGGCACGTAGATGACGAGCGTATAGATTATCGCGACGGCGAAGGGCAGAACGTAGGCGCCCTCGAAGACGAACCGCATCGCGATGGCGACCATGCCGCCGCTCGCGAGGCCGATCCCGACCGCCGCGCGGCGAGTGTGATCGCCGTCGACGTCGGTCGCGTTGCCCTGCTGGACGGCTTCCCGATAGATGAAGTACGGCAGATACAGGAAGGTCCCGCTGCCGACGAGGAGGCCGATCAAGCCGCCGAACAGGAGGTCATCGAAGAGGACGTAACCGAGATACGCGAACACGGGAACCATCAGGACGAACGCTGCTTGCCCGAGGCGCTCGGGCGCGAGGACGCTTTCGGAGGGGTGGTTGGACATATCCATCGACCACCTCGTCCGACCGGCCAGTAACTCTTCGGGTGAGTTCGGCGCGCGTATCGACGCCGCGGGTGGCGACTAGCCGATTTCGACGTCGATTTTCGACGTGCTGCTGATACGGAACCGCGCCTCGTAGTAGTCGCCGTCGCGCTCGTAGAACCGGAGCCAACTCGCTACCTCCCTTCCCTCCGGCATCTCTACCTCGGCGACCGACAGCGACGATTGGAGCGACGCGAAGGCGTCGGAGGGCGGCGGGTTCTCGTGGTAGCCGGTTATCGCGGTCGATTCGTCGAGAATCGACGCTTCCTCCTCGGGAAGCGACTCCGAGGTAAACGATGCGACGACGTGTTCGGCCCCGACGTGTTCGACGAACGACTCGCGACTCTCGGCGACGGCTTCGAGACTGTGGGTGTATCGGGTCGTCTCCACGGCCTCCCGTTCGACGTGGAGCCGCAAGGCGAGTTCCGCGGGGCCGAACTCGTTGTCGGGTTCGATGCGCGCGTACTCGAACGGTGGGTCGGGGACCAACTCGCTGTCCTCGGGCGACAGGGGTCCGAAGAAGACCACGCCGCGACGGTAGGCGGGTTTGTCGGCCTGGCTTTCGTCCTCTATTTCCGCGAGGACGGCCTCGCTGATGGCCCGGTCGAGGATTCGCGCATCGAGTTCGGAACGACCCTCCTGCGGTGTAGTCGTGTAATCAACGTCGGCGGGCAGTTCGTCCAGTGGTTCCATCCAGACGACCCACCGTTCGAGGGTGACTGGTTCGGCCTCGACGCGGACCCGCTGATAGGTTCCATCGACCTCGGTGTAGGCGGGCCGATAGCCGTCTTCACCGCTGGGTCGTTCTTCGACCAGCGGAATCTCGACGGACGCGACGCTGCCGGTTTCGCGCAACTCCTCGGCCAGCGCCTCGGCGTCCGATTCGTCGTAGTGGAACGCGTTCGAGGCCGGCCGCCACGTGAACAGTTCGACGGGGTCGGCGCCGCCCTCGGGGTCGCTTTTGAGCGTGTGTCGTGTCGACCCGAGGAGCGAACACCCCGCAAGCGCGGCCGTTCCCGTGGCCGCAAGGCCCGTCAGAAAGCGTCGTCGAGTCGTGCGGGAGGGCATACGCCCATCTGTGGGAAGCGTCCGGTAAATGCCTTCAGGAGGGACAAACGAGCGGTTTAGTTACGGCCTGTCACGCGGGCGCCGGCAAGGGGATTACTCGCCCCAGTTGCGGCGCTCGGTGGGGCGCTCCGAGAGCGCCATCACGTCGAGGGGTTCGTCCTTCGTCTCGATGGCTTCCAGCGCCGCGCGGGCGCTCGGCACCGTCGAGAAGTAGGTGATGGTTTCCTCGACGGCGACTTCGAGGACGTCGCGGTCACGCGAGAAGATGACGTCGACTTCGCCGTCGCGGAGCGACTGGTTCAGGTCGTCGAACTCGTCTTTCTCGTAGACGTCGAAGTGACGTTCGGCGTTCTCGCGGACGTCCGAGATGTCCTCGTTCTTCTGGGACATCCCGCGGAGCGTTTCGAGGTCGACGATGGCCGTCCCCTCGGTCGGGATGGCCTTGCCGGTCGCCGACTGGGCCTTG of the Natronomonas halophila genome contains:
- a CDS encoding zinc-binding dehydrogenase is translated as MRVAAFTDFGDGDNVEIQERPDPEPAPEEAVIDVEACSLNRHDLWILQGDSAMVTEGALPFVSGLDAAGVVREAGDRAAVSEGDRVVLCPNQTCGTCEFCREGPETHCKQFMLYHGALAEQALVDASRLIQLPDNVGFREAAALPTAYLTAWRMLKVADVGPTDLVFIPGATGGVGVAAVQLADVLGAESIGTSTSQRKLARLEEFGCDYTVQSADPDELVHEVRTIGDPDAVINHLGGEFTQAGLEAMKRAGTMVICGRTAGGGSSFKVAPFFLKHQEIVGSTMGTQPELETLVELLGEEAFDPPVGDTYDLSETGQAFDDMIERDAFGKLVVEP